A single window of uncultured Pseudodesulfovibrio sp. DNA harbors:
- the ilvN gene encoding acetolactate synthase small subunit, translating into MRRTLSALCKNEPGVLAQMAQECGKYDANILSLAAGETENPEVSRIVLRIDGDDAAIDKVERYLDSLDEIIQIDDLSRKDFVDRELVMVKVAMDREQTGQLMQIFEVFRANVVGMGQETITVELSGDQERVDGLIQMLIPYGIKSMCRSGMIALKRGDE; encoded by the coding sequence TTGCGACGCACCTTGTCTGCTCTGTGCAAAAATGAACCCGGTGTCTTGGCCCAGATGGCTCAGGAGTGCGGGAAATATGATGCCAATATCTTGTCTCTGGCCGCTGGTGAGACCGAAAATCCGGAAGTTTCGCGCATCGTGCTTCGTATAGATGGCGATGATGCGGCGATTGATAAGGTCGAGCGATATCTGGATAGTTTGGATGAGATTATTCAGATCGATGATCTTTCCCGTAAGGATTTCGTGGACCGGGAACTGGTCATGGTCAAAGTGGCCATGGATCGTGAACAAACTGGTCAGCTCATGCAGATTTTCGAGGTTTTTCGTGCCAATGTGGTTGGCATGGGGCAGGAAACCATCACTGTGGAATTGTCCGGTGATCAGGAGCGGGTGGACGGTCTGATCCAGATGCTTATTCCGTATGGAATCAAGTCCATGTGTCGTTCCGGCATGATTGCACTCAAGCGAGGGGACGAATAG
- a CDS encoding DASS family sodium-coupled anion symporter, translated as MKRPRFQLATGCKDVYTSCIVIHYLREKRWFFITLIIQAAMLLSPAPDEVSPEGWRVLVMTVGATMLFITEPIPLPAVALLIILGQIFLLGIDSSLVAKSLMKDSVLFIMGSLMLAVALVKQKLDKRLALLIVSITGSNTYRIAFGISIFSGILASFIGEHTVAAMMLPVALSLLQLATDDPAKRRALGLLFLFSISYACAMAGIGTPSGGARNAIMIDYLRDFFYATDDPATFSYSVSYLDWMIYAYPIFLVQLPLMHLILRHTFKTDITDLGPAVEKLKEQVGDEGSLNGRHYMAILLFLITLIGWVGFSSEVGMGTIAILGAVLFLVTGLVRWQDLNSGVNWGVVLLYAAAISLGVQMRDTGAAAWVAGVFMDLLAPLGMDSGIGLMAAVMLLTTFITNTMSNGAAVAVLGPIVLSIAVGTETNPLAVGMITAVSSAFAYFTVIGTPASTIVYSSGFLRPKDFMVVGWRMALMSFVVLLLASKLYWPFIGL; from the coding sequence ATGAAAAGACCACGCTTTCAACTGGCAACAGGATGCAAGGATGTGTATACTTCCTGCATTGTGATCCATTACTTACGAGAAAAACGGTGGTTTTTCATCACCTTGATCATTCAAGCGGCCATGCTGCTTTCACCAGCCCCGGACGAAGTTTCTCCCGAAGGCTGGCGAGTCCTTGTCATGACCGTTGGCGCGACCATGCTTTTCATCACCGAGCCAATCCCCCTGCCCGCGGTTGCCCTACTCATCATACTCGGTCAGATATTCCTGCTCGGCATCGACTCCTCACTCGTCGCCAAGTCGCTCATGAAAGACTCAGTCCTCTTCATTATGGGATCACTCATGTTGGCCGTGGCTCTGGTCAAACAGAAACTCGACAAACGGCTCGCCCTGCTCATTGTCAGTATTACAGGATCGAATACATACCGTATTGCTTTTGGCATCTCCATATTTTCCGGCATATTGGCATCATTCATCGGTGAACATACTGTGGCAGCCATGATGCTTCCAGTGGCTTTGTCCCTGTTGCAATTGGCTACTGATGATCCGGCCAAACGACGCGCTTTAGGTCTGCTCTTCCTCTTTTCCATATCATACGCCTGTGCCATGGCCGGTATTGGCACACCGTCTGGTGGAGCGCGTAACGCCATTATGATCGACTATCTGCGTGATTTCTTCTACGCCACGGATGATCCAGCGACCTTCAGCTATTCTGTCAGTTATCTTGACTGGATGATATACGCCTACCCTATTTTTCTGGTGCAGTTACCACTCATGCATCTCATCCTGAGGCACACCTTCAAGACGGACATCACGGACCTCGGCCCTGCGGTGGAAAAACTCAAGGAACAGGTTGGGGACGAAGGATCGTTAAACGGTCGACACTATATGGCCATCCTCTTGTTTTTGATCACACTTATCGGATGGGTCGGATTCTCTTCCGAAGTTGGCATGGGAACCATCGCGATCCTCGGTGCGGTCCTCTTCCTTGTCACCGGCCTCGTGCGTTGGCAGGATCTCAATTCCGGCGTCAACTGGGGCGTTGTCCTGCTGTATGCCGCCGCAATATCCCTTGGCGTCCAAATGCGTGATACCGGTGCTGCGGCATGGGTTGCCGGTGTATTCATGGACCTGCTCGCACCGCTTGGCATGGACAGCGGCATCGGATTGATGGCGGCAGTCATGTTGCTCACCACCTTTATCACCAACACCATGAGTAATGGCGCAGCCGTGGCGGTTCTCGGTCCCATCGTCCTATCCATTGCCGTGGGAACGGAAACCAACCCGTTGGCCGTGGGCATGATCACAGCCGTGTCCAGTGCATTCGCCTATTTCACAGTCATCGGCACCCCGGCATCCACCATCGTATATTCATCCGGATTCTTGCGGCCCAAAGATTTCATGGTTGTTGGCTGGCGCATGGCGCTCATGTCATTTGTCGTTTTGCTTCTCGCATCGAAACTGTATTGGCCCTTCATAGGGCTGTAA
- a CDS encoding universal stress protein, whose translation MTQGDNRIRILICIGGGPDSLSSLKYATRLSNQGCADIDLLYVRPLDSGLKSGGMEVRVARENMLDWGLELPGMTHLKAARDLLIELGEIAPDSSRDWHHRELSGDAAGEYVREYENPCGGSISLRLRTAPDVTTAAIDEAQQNKADIIIVGASPEPVEGLRKLLSPKPLALKIAAHSPIPVIVARQLEPGRGHLVCVQDTDRSRSMLPEAIRCAHACQCPISIMSVAPDESGIKSAQKAVDEAAALFKENGITPHETLVEVGDPVETIITIGYDFSLILLSESEKPWFAKGFSVSHEVAARARNSVMILK comes from the coding sequence ATGACACAGGGCGACAACAGAATACGCATACTCATCTGCATCGGCGGCGGACCGGATTCATTATCCAGCCTCAAATATGCCACTCGCTTGAGCAATCAAGGGTGTGCGGACATTGATTTGCTTTATGTTCGCCCTCTGGACAGTGGCCTCAAATCGGGTGGAATGGAGGTGCGCGTTGCCCGAGAGAACATGCTCGACTGGGGTTTGGAACTTCCCGGCATGACCCACTTAAAGGCGGCTCGTGATCTACTTATAGAGCTTGGTGAAATCGCCCCGGATTCAAGTCGAGACTGGCATCACCGAGAACTCTCCGGCGATGCGGCAGGCGAATATGTCCGCGAGTACGAAAACCCTTGTGGCGGCTCCATATCACTCCGACTCCGCACTGCCCCGGATGTAACCACTGCCGCCATTGACGAAGCACAACAAAATAAGGCCGACATTATCATCGTAGGAGCTTCTCCCGAACCGGTTGAAGGGTTGCGAAAACTCCTCTCACCCAAGCCGCTCGCTCTCAAAATAGCGGCCCATTCACCCATCCCGGTCATAGTTGCACGGCAGCTAGAACCCGGCCGCGGTCATCTCGTCTGTGTGCAGGACACGGACCGATCCCGATCAATGCTTCCTGAGGCCATTCGGTGCGCCCACGCCTGCCAATGCCCGATTTCCATCATGTCCGTTGCCCCGGACGAATCAGGAATCAAATCAGCACAGAAAGCCGTTGATGAAGCCGCCGCACTTTTCAAGGAAAACGGCATCACGCCACATGAAACACTTGTCGAAGTGGGTGATCCGGTAGAGACCATCATCACCATCGGCTATGATTTCTCGCTCATCCTGCTCTCAGAATCGGAAAAGCCCTGGTTTGCCAAAGGATTCAGCGTCTCCCACGAAGTCGCTGCCAGAGCACGCAACTCAGTGATGATTTTGAAGTAG
- the murI gene encoding glutamate racemase, translating into MKNVAELPIGMFDSGVGGLTVLKALRQRMPCEDVIYLGDTARLPYGTKSPQTVTRYGVQCGAELVSRGIKLLVVACNTASAMALSALREAYPDVPVIGVVEPGARAACSVTKNGSIAVVATESTIAGGAYQRAIHSISPAARIVGHPCSLFVALAEEGWIDGDVPEAVAARYLDPVFNPASGAVDPVIPDTLVLGCTHFPLLAPAIRKVTPPETVIVDSAATTAETVFEELTLLELIRPGSECGTTAYLTTDDAPRFARTGTRFLGTPITENEVELVDL; encoded by the coding sequence ATGAAAAACGTAGCAGAACTTCCCATTGGCATGTTTGATTCGGGCGTAGGTGGCCTCACAGTACTCAAAGCACTCAGGCAGCGTATGCCGTGTGAGGATGTTATCTATCTTGGTGACACTGCGCGGTTGCCGTATGGTACCAAATCACCCCAGACCGTGACCCGATATGGTGTTCAATGTGGTGCGGAGCTGGTGAGTCGAGGGATCAAACTTCTTGTGGTTGCCTGCAACACGGCTTCTGCCATGGCTTTGTCCGCCTTGCGGGAAGCGTACCCTGATGTCCCTGTCATCGGCGTGGTGGAGCCGGGAGCCAGAGCCGCGTGTTCCGTTACGAAAAATGGCTCCATCGCTGTCGTTGCGACGGAATCCACCATTGCCGGCGGGGCCTATCAGCGGGCCATTCATTCCATTTCTCCTGCAGCCCGTATCGTCGGACATCCCTGTTCTCTTTTTGTTGCTTTGGCTGAAGAGGGTTGGATTGATGGCGATGTGCCCGAAGCCGTGGCAGCACGCTATCTCGATCCTGTCTTTAATCCGGCCTCCGGCGCAGTTGATCCTGTCATTCCGGATACATTGGTCCTTGGTTGTACCCATTTTCCTTTGCTGGCACCGGCTATCAGGAAGGTCACGCCTCCTGAGACCGTTATTGTTGATTCCGCAGCCACAACCGCAGAGACTGTTTTTGAAGAATTGACCCTTCTCGAATTGATTCGCCCCGGTTCCGAGTGTGGCACTACTGCGTATCTTACCACTGACGACGCTCCTCGATTCGCTCGAACCGGTACACGCTTTCTGGGGACACCGATTACGGAAAACGAAGTCGAACTCGTGGATTTGTAA
- a CDS encoding EAL domain-containing protein: MSVTIPNLETVFVARQPVFRADETVWGYELLFRSCEDNVACITNEEQATSSVIVDGLALASEGMSPDARILINFSEQLLIEGGGFALPKDRCVIEILEHVKPNEETLQAVNQLKSAGYQIAVDDYCGQPELEPFIDMADIVKVDMLEFGDKPTKLASVLKSIPPEITLLAEKVEDNETFYALQKMGFSLFQGFFFSKPEIIPGKKLTTNEMTKLQLLAELCKVDLEPARLAEILQSDPSLSYRLFRYINSAGMGLSQKVSSPKRAIDMMGMIQAKQWLRTVLLADLNPTPKASELAYLAVHRAKFLESVCHHSKCTACEPDNLFMSGLFSLLDSMLSISMDEIIGMLPLEDSVVKALRGEGEVYELLRLATSYERGEWSGISSRLKRLDLETLQAELMYVQARSWTQKMLGYCTVGSAAV; the protein is encoded by the coding sequence ATGTCAGTAACCATTCCTAATCTTGAAACTGTTTTTGTAGCCCGCCAACCGGTGTTTCGTGCTGACGAGACTGTTTGGGGATATGAGCTCCTTTTCCGTTCGTGCGAGGACAATGTTGCCTGTATTACTAACGAGGAACAGGCAACTTCATCGGTCATCGTAGACGGTTTGGCGTTGGCTTCCGAAGGTATGTCCCCGGACGCCCGAATTTTGATTAATTTTTCAGAACAGCTTTTGATCGAAGGCGGTGGTTTTGCACTCCCCAAAGATCGATGTGTTATTGAGATACTTGAGCACGTCAAACCAAACGAAGAAACGCTGCAAGCCGTAAACCAACTCAAGAGTGCTGGGTATCAGATAGCCGTGGATGACTATTGTGGTCAGCCGGAGCTTGAGCCGTTTATTGATATGGCTGATATCGTCAAGGTGGATATGCTTGAGTTTGGAGACAAGCCCACAAAGCTTGCGTCTGTTCTGAAGAGTATCCCCCCAGAAATTACCCTTCTGGCTGAAAAAGTTGAAGATAACGAGACTTTTTATGCACTTCAAAAAATGGGTTTTTCTTTATTTCAGGGGTTCTTTTTCAGTAAACCAGAAATTATTCCCGGGAAGAAGTTAACGACGAATGAAATGACGAAGCTTCAGCTTTTGGCAGAATTGTGCAAAGTGGACTTGGAACCGGCTCGGTTGGCGGAGATTCTTCAGTCTGACCCCAGTTTATCCTATCGGTTGTTTCGGTACATCAACTCCGCAGGAATGGGCTTGAGTCAAAAGGTTTCATCTCCCAAACGAGCTATCGATATGATGGGCATGATTCAGGCCAAGCAGTGGCTCAGAACTGTCCTGCTGGCCGATCTCAACCCCACTCCCAAAGCCAGTGAGTTGGCATATCTTGCAGTGCATCGGGCCAAGTTTCTTGAGTCAGTCTGCCATCATTCCAAATGTACTGCATGTGAGCCGGACAATCTCTTCATGAGTGGCTTGTTCTCACTGTTGGATTCCATGCTCAGTATTTCAATGGATGAAATTATTGGGATGCTTCCTTTAGAGGATTCCGTGGTCAAGGCCCTGAGGGGTGAAGGCGAAGTGTATGAATTGTTGCGGCTAGCGACAAGTTATGAACGCGGGGAATGGAGCGGAATATCTTCTCGTCTCAAGCGACTTGACCTGGAAACGCTTCAGGCTGAACTCATGTATGTACAGGCCAGAAGCTGGACACAGAAAATGCTTGGATATTGTACGGTCGGCAGTGCGGCGGTATAG
- a CDS encoding HD domain-containing protein translates to MPKLYDFVDPADGECVRRETEDILREFFPKYDASIFRRAFEDVEKLFFGLYPGYRASNTKYHNFEHTCAVVLATVRLIYGALADGEVFSEKECLKGLLSALYHDVGLIQVADDTLGTGAKYTVGHEERSIMFMRNNLDGVMSQDDMDDIADCIRCTILAMSPSKVAFASENMRIMGYFLGSADLLAQIADRYYLEKLFLLFEEFQEAKIPGYDSAMDLLSKTNTFYEGVVRTRLDKEFMRVDRYMKLYFRDCRKVDKDLYSEAIDRNLSYLEDMLSQNADDLEGFLASFRRGNTSTYTI, encoded by the coding sequence ATGCCGAAGTTATATGATTTTGTAGACCCCGCTGATGGAGAATGCGTTCGTCGCGAGACTGAGGATATCCTGCGTGAATTTTTTCCGAAGTATGATGCGAGTATTTTTCGGAGGGCCTTTGAAGACGTAGAAAAATTGTTTTTTGGTCTGTACCCCGGTTATCGAGCCAGTAATACGAAGTATCATAATTTTGAGCATACGTGTGCCGTGGTTCTGGCGACAGTCCGGCTTATTTACGGCGCATTGGCTGATGGTGAAGTCTTTTCCGAGAAAGAATGCCTGAAGGGATTGTTGTCTGCCTTGTATCACGATGTGGGATTAATACAGGTTGCTGACGACACACTAGGGACCGGTGCCAAATATACAGTTGGACATGAAGAGCGATCCATCATGTTCATGCGGAACAATCTTGATGGCGTCATGTCTCAGGATGATATGGATGATATCGCGGATTGTATCCGATGCACCATACTTGCCATGTCTCCGTCCAAGGTGGCTTTTGCCTCGGAAAATATGCGTATTATGGGGTATTTTTTGGGAAGTGCGGACTTGTTGGCGCAAATCGCTGATCGTTATTATCTTGAAAAGCTTTTTTTGCTTTTCGAAGAATTTCAGGAAGCCAAAATTCCCGGCTATGACTCCGCCATGGATTTACTGTCAAAGACAAACACATTTTATGAAGGAGTGGTCAGAACCCGACTGGACAAGGAGTTCATGCGGGTGGATCGCTATATGAAATTATATTTCAGGGATTGTCGAAAAGTTGACAAAGATCTGTACAGCGAAGCCATTGATCGTAATCTGAGTTATTTGGAGGACATGTTGTCTCAAAATGCGGACGATCTGGAAGGATTTCTGGCAAGTTTCAGACGGGGCAACACCTCGACGTACACTATATAG
- a CDS encoding HD domain-containing phosphohydrolase, with translation MTAERLTSRDDAVMAILKTTEEVNQLKDVDTILDKILYESRQLSGADAGSIFLVEDDSLIFSYVQNDTLFKKETANAALYHNFSIPISEHSIVGYVAKTRQSLAIDDAYELDPILPFSFNKSFDEKSGYHTTSMLTIPLIAQESRLVGVMQLINAKNDMGKVGVFSQEAQTYIPLFCNNASVAIERGIMNRELILRMMQMAELRDPSETGAHVQRVGAYSAEIYGTWAARRNHSAKDIKRARDNLRLAAMLHDVGKVGISDNILKKPAKLTNEEFDTMKWHTVYGARLFKNQTSELDRMSMEIALCHHEKYEGRGYPSVPYSAVWSDSLSLGDEVRNGENIPLAARICAVADVYDALASPRSYKDPFPDEKCLGILESDAGTHFDPEMVEIFIEIFDVIKAIRDKWTEDGKA, from the coding sequence ATGACTGCCGAACGACTTACCAGCCGCGACGATGCGGTGATGGCAATTCTCAAGACCACAGAAGAGGTCAACCAGCTTAAAGATGTTGACACTATTTTGGATAAGATTCTGTATGAATCCCGACAGCTTTCCGGGGCAGATGCAGGGTCCATATTTTTGGTTGAAGATGACAGCCTGATTTTTAGTTACGTTCAGAACGACACCTTGTTCAAAAAAGAAACGGCTAACGCAGCCTTATACCATAATTTCAGTATTCCTATCAGCGAACACTCCATCGTCGGGTACGTGGCCAAGACTCGGCAGAGCCTTGCCATTGATGATGCTTACGAGTTGGACCCCATTCTTCCATTTAGCTTCAACAAGTCTTTTGATGAGAAATCAGGGTATCACACTACGTCTATGCTGACGATTCCGCTTATTGCTCAGGAAAGCCGGTTGGTGGGCGTGATGCAGCTTATTAATGCCAAAAATGACATGGGCAAAGTTGGTGTTTTTTCGCAGGAAGCCCAGACGTACATTCCCTTGTTTTGTAATAACGCGTCGGTGGCCATTGAGCGTGGTATCATGAACCGGGAACTCATTTTGCGGATGATGCAGATGGCCGAGTTGCGTGACCCTTCGGAAACCGGTGCACACGTTCAGCGAGTGGGGGCATATTCTGCTGAGATTTATGGCACGTGGGCAGCTCGACGTAATCATAGTGCAAAGGACATCAAGCGCGCTCGGGACAATCTGCGTCTGGCAGCAATGCTTCACGATGTGGGGAAAGTTGGTATTTCGGATAACATTTTGAAAAAACCGGCCAAGCTGACAAATGAAGAGTTTGATACCATGAAATGGCATACGGTTTACGGTGCACGCCTTTTCAAGAATCAAACGTCTGAGCTGGATCGGATGTCCATGGAAATAGCACTGTGTCATCATGAGAAATATGAAGGGCGAGGATATCCGAGCGTTCCGTATTCCGCAGTGTGGAGTGACAGCCTTTCTTTGGGGGATGAGGTGAGGAATGGGGAGAACATCCCCTTGGCTGCACGCATTTGTGCCGTGGCGGATGTGTATGACGCTTTGGCATCGCCTCGATCCTACAAAGACCCTTTCCCAGACGAAAAATGTTTGGGGATTTTGGAAAGTGATGCGGGCACTCATTTTGATCCCGAAATGGTTGAGATTTTTATTGAGATTTTTGACGTTATCAAAGCCATTCGCGACAAATGGACAGAAGACGGGAAGGCATAG
- the hcp gene encoding hydroxylamine reductase, whose product MFCYQCEQAAKGGCTKIGVCGKTDNTASLQDLLLYLTKGLSQVAIAARAAGTEDAAVNRFTAEAVFSTLTNVNFDDARFVKLINECVSMREALKTKAPGVEFDGPAVYTPALDIPGMVAQGKEHGVENDPETNEDLKSLKQTLTYGLKGVAAYIDHAAILGYEDNELYAKFQGLLAATLSTDLTLEQCVEAGLECGRVNIRAMELLDEANTSTYGHPEPTEVKLGATAGKAILVSGHDLKDLDTLLKQTEGKGINIYTHGEMLPCHGYPELKKYSHFAGHYGTAWQNQKKEFAAFPGSILMTTNCIQDPKNYIDAIFTTGLVGWPGAVHVSNDDFTPVIEKALAMPGFPEDTDKGTVMVGFARNAVMSVAGTVIDAVKAGDIRHFFLVGGCDGAKPGRNYYTEFVEKAPKDTVILTLACGKFRFFDKQLGDIGGIPRLLDVGQCNDAYSAVKIALALAEAFECDVNDLPLSLVLSWYEQKAVAILLSLLALGIKNIKLGPTLPAFITPNVLNYLVENYNIAPIATPDEDLAELLG is encoded by the coding sequence ATGTTTTGTTATCAGTGTGAACAGGCTGCCAAAGGCGGCTGCACCAAAATCGGCGTTTGTGGAAAGACCGACAATACTGCATCCCTGCAAGATCTTCTTCTCTATTTGACCAAGGGACTTTCCCAAGTGGCGATTGCTGCCCGTGCGGCCGGAACTGAAGATGCTGCTGTAAACCGCTTCACCGCTGAAGCCGTGTTTTCCACCTTGACCAACGTCAACTTTGACGACGCTCGTTTCGTCAAACTCATTAATGAATGTGTCAGCATGCGCGAAGCTTTGAAGACCAAGGCTCCCGGTGTTGAATTCGACGGTCCTGCCGTTTATACCCCGGCTCTCGATATTCCGGGCATGGTTGCCCAGGGTAAGGAGCATGGCGTCGAGAACGATCCTGAAACCAACGAAGATCTCAAGTCTCTCAAGCAGACTCTGACCTACGGTCTCAAGGGTGTGGCTGCTTACATCGATCATGCCGCCATCTTGGGCTATGAAGACAACGAACTGTATGCCAAATTTCAGGGATTGCTCGCTGCAACCTTGTCCACTGATCTGACTTTGGAGCAGTGTGTTGAAGCCGGTCTGGAATGTGGACGCGTGAATATTCGCGCCATGGAATTGTTGGATGAAGCAAATACTTCTACTTATGGCCACCCGGAACCCACTGAGGTCAAGCTCGGTGCAACAGCGGGCAAGGCAATCCTTGTTTCCGGTCATGACCTGAAAGACTTGGATACTTTGCTTAAGCAGACTGAAGGCAAGGGTATCAACATTTACACCCACGGCGAAATGCTGCCCTGTCATGGCTACCCGGAACTGAAAAAGTACTCCCACTTCGCTGGTCATTACGGGACCGCATGGCAGAATCAGAAAAAAGAATTTGCCGCGTTCCCCGGTTCTATTTTGATGACCACCAACTGTATTCAGGACCCCAAGAACTATATTGACGCTATCTTTACCACCGGCCTTGTCGGCTGGCCCGGTGCAGTCCATGTTTCCAATGACGATTTTACCCCGGTTATCGAAAAAGCTCTGGCAATGCCCGGCTTCCCCGAAGACACCGACAAGGGTACCGTCATGGTTGGTTTCGCCCGTAACGCAGTCATGTCCGTTGCAGGAACCGTTATCGACGCTGTTAAGGCTGGCGACATTCGTCACTTCTTCCTCGTCGGCGGCTGCGACGGAGCCAAGCCCGGTCGTAACTATTACACCGAGTTCGTTGAAAAAGCCCCGAAGGATACCGTTATCCTGACTTTGGCTTGCGGCAAGTTCCGTTTCTTCGATAAACAGCTTGGCGACATTGGTGGCATCCCCCGCCTGCTCGACGTTGGTCAGTGCAATGACGCGTATTCTGCTGTCAAGATTGCCCTAGCTTTGGCCGAGGCTTTTGAATGCGATGTTAACGACCTTCCTCTGTCTCTGGTTCTGTCTTGGTACGAGCAGAAGGCCGTTGCCATCCTGCTCTCCTTGCTGGCCCTTGGCATCAAGAACATCAAGCTTGGACCGACACTTCCGGCATTCATCACTCCCAACGTGTTGAACTACCTGGTCGAAAATTATAATATCGCTCCCATCGCCACTCCCGATGAAGACCTTGCCGAACTTCTCGGCTAG